The Fimbriimonadaceae bacterium nucleotide sequence GCTCGTTTGATCCTCTACAAGAGCACCGCCGACATCGCGAAAATGCGCGAGGCGGGGCGGATCGTCGCCCGCACCATGCGCGAGGTCGCGGCCTGCATCGCCCCTGGCGTGACGACCAAAGAACTTGACGCCATGGCCGGGGAAAAGATCAGGGCCGCCGGGGGCGTGCCCAGCTTCAAAGATTACCGCGGCTACCCGGCGGACACCTGCATCAGCGTCAACGAGATGGTCGTCCACGGCATCCCTAACGACCGTCCGCTCGGAGAGGGTGACATCGTGACGCTGGATTTTGGCGTCATCCTGGACGGCTGGCACGCCGACGGAGCATGGACGTACCCCGTCGGGAAAATCGCACCCAACGCCCAGCGCCTGATGAACATCACCCGCGAAGCCCTCATGCAGGGCATCGCTAAGGCCAAGGCAGGGAACCGGGTCGGCGACATCGCCTCGACCGTCCAGAGGTATTGCGAGTCCAACGGCTACGGGGTCGTCACCGAGTTGGTCGGCCACGGGATCGGGCGCAAGCTTCACGAGGAGCCCAGCATCCCCAACGTCGGCCGCCCGGGCAAAGGCGAACCGATCCGTCCCGGCATGACGTTTTGCGTCGAGCCGATGATCAACGAGGGCACCGCCGACGTCAGGTACCTGGACGACAAATGGACCGTCGTGACGGCAGACGGTAAACTAAGCGCTCACTTCGAGCACACTGTCGCGGTGACTAAGGAGGGTCCGGTAATCCTGACCCAGGAATGACGACCAGTTCGTCAGGAAAACAAGCCCACGTATGGCACGCTATAAACACCAAGCCCCCCGCCGCAAGCAGGTCGAAGGCAAAGAAGAGGCGATCAGCCTTGACGCCGTCGTCACCGAAAACTTGCCCAACGCCCAGTTTCGAGTGAAACTCGAAGACACCGGCCAAGAGATCCTTGCCTACGTCAGTGGCAAGATGCGCAAGTATTGGATCCGGCTGATGGTCGGCGACCGCGTGAAAGTCGAAGTCTCCCCCTACGACCTCACCCGTGCCCGGATCGTCTACCGGTACTAACAGCGCGAAACCGTCGCCGGGCGCCTAGCCGCGGCAGCACGCCGCCGCGACCATGGTGTCGAACGCCTTCCTCGGGTCTTCAGGCAGACCAAAGGTCTGCGCCATAAAGACCGCGACCGTACCGCTTTTCGGATCGGCCCAGTACTCTGTTCCAAACGCTCCGGTGTGACCAAAACTCCCGGCAGGACGAAGAGTCGTCCCCACGGGCGCTCTCCGCGAGACGATCCATCCGATCCCCACCCCGCGCTCGGTGTTCCCGTCCATCAAGAGGTCTCCGGTCTGGAGCGACGTCATCAATTTGGTGCCGGACGGAGAGAGCAGGCTCTTGCCCAAGAAGCTCTCGATGAACTTCGCCATGTCGGCGGCGGTCGAATAGAGGCCGCCAGCCCCGTTGGCGAACTTGGCTCCGCTCCGGAACCGGTCGTGGGCAAAAACTTGCAGGGCGCCCGGACGTCCGGTGTAGACCTGGGCGAGGCGCGGTCTCTTGTTTGTCGGCAAGAAGAAATGCGTGTCGGTCATGCCCAACTTGTCAAAGATCCGCTTCTGGACGAACTCTTGGAACGCCTGGCCGGTGACTTTCTCCACCACGGCGGCCGCCGCCGATATCCCGACCCCGCTGTACTTGATCTGCGTGCCCGGCTGGTAAAGGAGGGGTTCGGTGCCGATCAGCTTGCTGTAGTCGGCCAGGGTCATGGTCCATTTCTGCTCGTCGGTAAGGCCGCCGGGGTCGTCCGAGGCCAGACCGCTGGTGTGGGTCAGGAGGTTGAGCACGGTCGGGGCACGCTCCACCTTCGCCCCTTGGACGGTCACTCCCTTCATCGACGGAAGGAACTTGGCCACCGGGTCGTCCAGGTTCAAGAGTCCGTCCTCCACGCACAGCATGACCGCCGTCGCGGTCACGGGCTTGGTCATCGACATCACCTGGAATATGGTGTCGTCCTGCATGGGCTTCCCGGCATCCTTGTCAGCAAGCCCGATGGGGCGGCTGAGAAGGACACGCCCCCGTTGCCGGACAAGGACGACACTGCCCGCCAGGGCTTCGTGGTGGACAGCCCTCACCAGGGCCGGGACGACTTTATCAAGCCTGGCCGGGTCAAAGGTGGTTGATTGCGCGGCGGTTGCAAGGATGATGGCGGCGATGCTCATGGTCGGATGCTCTTCACGGTGTCGATGACGGTGCCGTCGACCCAGGTGACCAGGCCGATAATGTCGTCGGTGGTCGGCGCGGCAGAGGGGGGGCCTCCGGCCAGCCCTTCGGCCTCCCGCTTGATGTCGTGGATGTCGCGCAAAGGAAGGCGCGAACCCTTGACCGCGTCGAGAAGGTCTGTCCGGCGCGGGTTGACCGCGACGCCCCGCTCGGTGACGACCACGTCCACAAGCTCGCCCGGGCCGCAGGTCGTCGTCAGGCGGTCGCGGAGCACAGGGATCCGGTTGCGTAAACTCGGGACGGCAAGGATGGTGCACCGACTGAACAACGCGTCCTGCCAACCCCCCAGGCCGTGGAGCAACCGGCCGTCCGAGTGGGTGGCGACATTGGCGTTGAACTCCATGTCCACCTCCGTGGCCCCCAAGACGGCGACGTCCAGCATCGAGGCGGTGCGTCCCTTGCCGTGGTAGTTGTAGCTGTTGAAGGGGGTCGTCATCACATGCCGCTCGTTCTCACGGATGCTGCGGACTCCCTCGAGGTCGAATGTCTGGCCGTCGAGAACGGCCCCGACTTGCCCAGCCTCCAGCATCTGGACCAGCTGCCGGGTGCTCCCGCCGCGCGCGAAGGCGGCCCGGACGCCCTCGGCCCTCATCATGTCGGAGAGATAGACGGTGAACGCCAGCGACACGCCTCCGGCACCGGCCTGGAACGACCATCCCTCGCGCATGATGCCGGCCGCCCGGCAGAACTCGGCCGCAAGCCGACCGATCAGCAGCCGCTCCGGCGACTTTGTCATCTGGGTGGTGCCGCTGACAATCTGGGACGGGTCGCCGATCGAGTCGACCACGACGACTTGGTCCACATGGTTCCCCGCGATCTGCCACGGGGCACAAGGGAACTCGACCAAGTTGTCCGTGACGGCGATCACGTGGTCGGCGGTCTCGGCGTCGCCGACGGCAAACCCGAGGCTGCCGCAGGCCGACGGCCCCCAGGCACCGGTCATGTTGCCGAACATGTCGCACGAAGGGGCCGCGACGACGGCGACGTCGATGTGGACGTCACCCTCGACGATGGCCCGATACCGGGACCCGTGAGAGCGCAAGACCGCCAGTCCACGCATCTTCCCTCGGCTCGCGTAGTCGCCTACCGGGCCGTTCAGACTCCCTTCGATGTGGTGGACCGTGCCGTCCTCCAAGTAGGGGAGCAACGCCTCGTGGCAGGGAAAGACCGCGCTGGGGAACCACACGACGTCCCTGACTCCCAGTTCCTTCACCGCCTGGAAGAGCATCAGGGCGCAGCGGTCCCCGTTGCGCAAGTGGTGGTGGGTGCTCAGGGTCATCCCGTCACGGAGCCCTGCCCGCGACAAGGCCTCCTTCAGGTCGGCGACGCGCTTGTCGCCGTCGGCCGGAAAGTCCGCCGCCGTCCGGAGCGGTGGCCCGACTCTCCGGCCCTCGGGCCGGACGGCACCCAGACCTCCGTACGGTCTCCACACCTGGCCCGGTGCCCGGTCGAACGTCATCACTCTTGCTCCTCGCCCAGCGTCAACACCTGCTGGGCGCGGCGATAGACCGGTTCGTCCACCATCCGCCCGTCGACGGCGACGGCCCGCCCCGCCGCCGCTTCATAGGCCTCGACCGTCCGCCTCGCCAAGTCCAACTCGCCGGCGTCCGGGGTAAACCCCGCGTGGACGGCCGGGACCTGGGCCGGATGCACGCAACCGACTCCCTCGTACCCAGCCGCGCGCGCCGTGCGGGCATAGGCCGAGACCGCGGGCAAGTCGTCGAACCGGGGGTACACCGACGCCAAGGGCATGACACCGGCCGCCACGGCGGCGTTGAGCACCCGGCCCCGCGCCCAGGCCGACTCCGCCTGGCCCTCCGTCCGCTGGGCGCCGATGTCCCGAAGGTAGTCCTCGACACCGAGCGACGCGGCGACCACACGGGGGCTGCACCGCAGGAGGTCGTAGGCGTTCTCCACCCCAAGGGCCGACTCGACCAACACGACCACACGGGCCAGCGAGCCAATCTGACCGAGTGTCCGGTCGAGGGCGACAATCTCCTCCGGGTGTTCGCATTTGGGGAGCCAAAACGCCTCGACACCCGCGTCGGCAAGGAACGCCGCCTCCGCAAAACCGGCTTCACCGGCGTTGATGCGGACGGAGACCTCTGCCCCACCGAAATCCAGACTCCGCAACGCCTCGTCCACCAGCCAGAGGGCGGCGTGCTTCTCAGA carries:
- the map gene encoding type I methionyl aminopeptidase, giving the protein MILYKSTADIAKMREAGRIVARTMREVAACIAPGVTTKELDAMAGEKIRAAGGVPSFKDYRGYPADTCISVNEMVVHGIPNDRPLGEGDIVTLDFGVILDGWHADGAWTYPVGKIAPNAQRLMNITREALMQGIAKAKAGNRVGDIASTVQRYCESNGYGVVTELVGHGIGRKLHEEPSIPNVGRPGKGEPIRPGMTFCVEPMINEGTADVRYLDDKWTVVTADGKLSAHFEHTVAVTKEGPVILTQE
- the infA gene encoding translation initiation factor IF-1, which produces MARYKHQAPRRKQVEGKEEAISLDAVVTENLPNAQFRVKLEDTGQEILAYVSGKMRKYWIRLMVGDRVKVEVSPYDLTRARIVYRY
- a CDS encoding beta-lactamase family protein is translated as MSIAAIILATAAQSTTFDPARLDKVVPALVRAVHHEALAGSVVLVRQRGRVLLSRPIGLADKDAGKPMQDDTIFQVMSMTKPVTATAVMLCVEDGLLNLDDPVAKFLPSMKGVTVQGAKVERAPTVLNLLTHTSGLASDDPGGLTDEQKWTMTLADYSKLIGTEPLLYQPGTQIKYSGVGISAAAAVVEKVTGQAFQEFVQKRIFDKLGMTDTHFFLPTNKRPRLAQVYTGRPGALQVFAHDRFRSGAKFANGAGGLYSTAADMAKFIESFLGKSLLSPSGTKLMTSLQTGDLLMDGNTERGVGIGWIVSRRAPVGTTLRPAGSFGHTGAFGTEYWADPKSGTVAVFMAQTFGLPEDPRKAFDTMVAAACCRG